Proteins from a genomic interval of Lolium perenne isolate Kyuss_39 chromosome 1, Kyuss_2.0, whole genome shotgun sequence:
- the LOC127294876 gene encoding metal tolerance protein 3-like, which yields MEVRIIALQVVLTLFYSSSLRVVSGATGAFFVTLVGQSAPPEMLQMLTYLAMKHDANMQRVDTVRAYSFGALYFVEVLCWLSKGTARGWEEQEIWEKMPVIS from the exons ATGGAGGTCCGCATCATTGCATTGCAGGTGGTTTTAACTCTATTTTATAGCAGCTCTCTAAGGGTTGTCTCAGGCGCCACTGGTGCTTTTTTTG TTACGCTGGTGGGGCAGAGCGCTCCTCCGGAGATGCTGCAGATGCTGACTTACCTCGCCATGAAGCACGACGCCAACATGCAGCGTGTCGACACAGTCCGGGCTTACAGCTTCGGGGCTCTCTACTTTGTCGAG GTATTATGTTGGCTTTCCAAAGGCACTGCAAGAGGATGGGAAGAACAAGAAATATGGGAAAAGATGCCAGTTATATCTTAA